AGGCCTGGCCGTATCCGTCGGACTGTGGCCGGATGGTCCGATAGAGGGTCTGGAAAGAATGACGATGCACGTCGACGCCTTCAAGGATGGCATAGTTCGAGTCGTCCTGATCAATGAAAGAAACACAGTTCTGCTGGTTTTCGTTCTCGATTACCCGAGCGGCAGAGTCCACACCAGTCTTGTAGATGGAAGACTACTTACCGGAGAGAACGGATTGGAAGAGGCTGATGTCGTGTCGTATGCCACATTCGTTTACAATGTACTGTGGAACAGGATAGCGGAGTTGGCATGCGGGAACCTCGAGCCTATTGACTGCGAGATTGTGATACCGGAAAACATTATCACTCCCAACCCAGACAGGGCAATCAAAGAGGCCGTGTTGAGGTTTAGGTGTGAGCGAGCCGGGGGCGCCGAATAGAGCGGCTGGGTTATTGGTCGTTGCCTGGTACCTCCTGTACCAGTTGAGGGTACTTTGCTCTGATGAATTCCTCGAAATGTCTGTGTGAGGGCGAAAACAGCTTATACTTGGAGACGATGTCCTCGAAGCTCATATCGTCTAAGGGGTCAACCTTGCCTTCCTTCCAGACAGAAAAGGAATGAACGATAGCCGCAGATCGCGGTTCTATAGTCTCGTGAACCATTCGTCTCGGGTCTATTGCCTCATAGAACCCTTTGTCTTCGATCTTGCCCAGCAGAACGTAGATTCTGTTTCTCCAGTACTCTTCGTGTTCTTCACAGATATTTTTGAACAGGGTAGTGCGAAGCTCGCTATTGAGTTTCCGGTAACGGGCTATGTGTCTTGCCGCGGTTAACCAGCGGAGTCTATCGTTAACGGGATGCCCGTTCTCCATAGCGAGAGAATCGTAGGCAAGCTCGAGAGAATGCTTGAGTTGTTCCAGAAGCTCCTTGTCGTTTACGTACCGTCTATCCTTTACGTTTTTCCACCAGGTCAAGAAGAGCGATATACCAGCGATCACCAACGAAATGACTGATATGATCAACGAAGCAGTTGACATTTATTTCCTCCCGAAAACAATAATTCGTTGAATTTACTTTTTTCACAACATATGGGTGACGGTTACCCGAAAGCATTCGGTGGTTAGACTGGTCCTCCGACGTCAGTCCACAAAATAACGCCGTTGGCCAGGGAACTCTTTGAGTACTTGACAAGCCTAAATCGAAAAAGACCATAGTCGTATTCTTTTTCAATAACGATGACGCTTGTGCCCATGACTCTCAGGGTTTCATCTGCTGCCTTGGGGATGATGGCAAGGTTCATTGATCCCTCCAAAGCTACGCTCGGATAGTGAACGGCGTCTATACCTTCGTACTTCTCGACCAGTGCCTTGCACAACGTGCGGGAATGCAGGTAGTTGTTGGTTCCCGCGTTTCGGTCCGATAGAACACCTGCCAAGAAGGCATCCATGAACACGAAACTGTATCCAGTCTCAAGTGAAAGACCATTCAAAATTCTGTTGATTTCCTCACTCAATCTGCCAGGGATTAGGCCTTGACCCCTTTTGTGAACGTTGTTGATTTCTCCTATTATGAGGGTCCTGAGGGGCCGATCCTGATTCATCGAATACCCTACGAGATGAACATGGTCGCCTTGTCTAGCTCCTATTTCGCACAGCGTTGTGAATTTATTAAAGGAAAGATACAGTACTGGTGCGCCAGCCTCGTTTATGCGCCCAGCCTCGGTAATATTTGGCGGGGGATAGTAGAGGTCAGCGGTACTTGAAAAACCAGTGCAATCCATACATTTTCTTGCCCTCCAAAGAGGAAAATCGTAGAAAAGGTTACCAGTTATGGCGTCATAGTAACGCAGGAAATTACGCCACTTCCTGCAGAGTCTATCACTGTCAGATTCAGCCAGGATGTCCGTTGCTTCTTGCTGAAGATAGTCAACTTGTGGGAGATTCATATCATTGTAGGCTAACACGAAAGTGAAGTGGAAGCTACACCTGAGGCTGGCCCCTTGTCATTCTTTCATGGCCATAATAAACGTGAAATTTCTAGTCGAATCTTGTACGATATCGGTGAAGCTCTCCAGTAATTTCAACGTACGGTAAACATCGGAGCCTTCACAAGGGGTTGACAGGGGGATTCCTGATGAGGTACTGCGGCACCGTAACGGCCTGTCTGCATTATGAACAGGCTCCCTCTGCACCTCGGATCTTCACCCGGCATCATGTGACTTCCAGCATCAATGAACCACTTCAACGCGGAGCCTGCTAAATGAATAATTTCAACGAGAAAACCAGCTTCATCTGGTCCGTTGCGGATCTCCTCCGCGGACCATACCACCCGAACCAGTACAAGGACGTCATGCTTCCATTGACCGTCCTGAGACGCCTGGACTGTGTTCTTGAGCCCACAAAGGCAAAAGTCCTCAAGGAGCAGGAAAAGCTCTCAGGGGGCAAGGTAAAGAACATAGAGCCTATTCTCTGTCGTGTCACCGGCATGCCTTTCTACAACACGAGCCTTTTCACCTTTGAGAAGCTCAAGGGCGACCCCGCCAACATTGCCGCCAACCTTGTCAACTACATCAAGGGCTTCTCCACCCGGGCCCGGGAGATCATGGAACATTTCGGGTTCGAGGAGCATATTGCGAAGCTGGAGAAAGCGGACCGCCTCTACCTCGTCGTGTCGAAGTTCTGCGACATAGACCTCCACCCCAGTGCCGTATCGAACCTCGAGATGGGTTACATCTTCGAGGAGCTCATCCGCAGGTTTAACGAGGTATCGAACGAAACGGCTGGCGATCACTTCACCCCCCGCGAGGTCATCAGCCTGATGGTGGATCTCCTTTTTGTCCCGGATGGTGATATTCTCACCACCAAGGGTATCGTCAGGACCCTCTACGACCCTGCCTGTGGTACTGGTGGCATGCTCTCCGTGTCGGAGGAGTATGTCCGAAAGCTTAACACCGACGCCAGCCTTCAGGTGTTCGGACAGGACTACAACGCACAGGCCTATGCCATATGCGGATCCGACATGATGATCAAGGGGCAAGACATCGGACATATTGCCTTCGGGAACAGTTTCACCGACGACCACTTCCCGAACCACAGGTTCGAGTACATGCTCGCGAACCCTCCCTTCGGAGTGGAGTGGAAGCCGGAGGCCGAGGTCATCAAACGCGAGCACGATGAGCAGGGATTCGGTGGTCGCTTCGGTGCCGGTCTTCCCAGGATCAATGATGGGTCCCTCCTGTTCCTGCTGCACATGATAAGTAAGAGGAAGGATCCCAAGGAGGGCGGCACCCGCCTGGCTATTGTTTTTAACGGTTCCCCTCTCTTTACCGGGGCTGCCGGTTCGGGAGAAAGCGACATCCGCCGATGGATCATCGAGAACGACTGGCTCGAGGCCATCGTGGCCCTCCCCGACCAGCTTTTCTACAACACCGGGATATCCACCTATCTCTGGATCGTCACCAACCGGAAGGAACCGAAGCGCAAAGGGAAGATACAGCTCGTCGACGGCACATCCTTCTTCAAGAAGATGCGCAGGTCCCTGGGGAACAAGCGCAACGAGGTCTGCGAGGACCAGCGGGGGGACATCACCCGCCTGTATGGGGATTTCAAGGAAGGCGAGCAGGTCCGTATCTTCGACAACGAGGACTTCGGATACCGGCGCATCACGGTGGAGAGACCCATGAGGCGTAACTATGCCGTGGATGAGGAGCGGCTTGCCCGCGTGAGAGAGGCTAGTGCGTTTGAGGGTCTCGCGTCCAGCAAGAAGCGCAAGGATGTAAAAGGGATGGAGGCCGAGGTCGAGGAGGGAAAGAAGCTCCAGGAGGCTATCTTCGAAGCCTTGTCGGGACTGGCATCGAAGGGTGTGGTCAAGAACCGGGAAGAATTCTCCGACCTGATGAAGGGGGCCTTCAACAAGGCAGGCTTGAAGACCGCCGCCCCGTTGTTCAAGGCCATCCTGACGGCACTGTCCGAGCGTGACGAGACGGCAGATGTGTGTGTTGACGCGAAGGGCAACCCCGAACCGGACCCGGATCTGCGCGACTACGAGAACATCCCCCTTAAGGAGGGTGTGGAAGAGTACATGAAACGCGAGGTCCTTCCCCATGCGCCCGATGTGTGGATCGATCACAGCAAGACGAAGATCGGGTACGAGATCAACTTCAACCGGTATTTCTACAGGTATGTGCCACCGCGTCCGCTGGAAGAGATAGAGGCAGACCTCCGGATCATCGAGAAGGAAATAGCGGATATGCTGACAGAGGTAACGGAATGATTAAGAACCTGCCCGCCCCCGGCGACTCTCAGATTGTCATCTATCAGGTGGAATCCGGCACGACCCGCCTTGAGGTGCGGCTGCAGGATGAGACCGTCTGGTTGACACAGAACCTGATGGCAGAGCTGTACCAAACCACCAAGCAGAACATAAGCCTGCACATACAGAATATTTATGAAGAGGGCGAACTCGACCCGGAGGCAACCGTCAAGAAATACTTGACAGTTCGCCCGGAGGGCTCGCGGACGGTCAAGCGACCGCTAGATTATTACAACCTGGACATGATCATTGCGGTAGGTTACCGGGTCAAGTCCGGCGTTGCTACCCGGTTCCGCCAGTGGGCCACGGTTCGCCTTCGTGAATACGTCGTCAAGGGGTTTACGCTCGACGACGAACGGCTCAAGGGTGGCAGTGGGCTGGTGGACTACTTTGATGAACTGCTTGCGCGCATCCGGGAGATTCGCGCCAGTGAAGCGCGCGTCTACCAACGCATCCGGGAGATCTTCGCGCTGGCCTGTGACTACCGGGAAGGCGAGGAGGAAACACAACGCTTTTTCGCCACCATGCAGAACAAGATGCACCATGCCGCCACCGGCATGACGGCTGCGGAGATCGTCCGGAGGCGAGCGGACGCAGGCAGGACCAACATGGGCCTAACCTCGTGGAAAGGTGGCCGGGTGCTGAAACGCGATGTGGGCACGGCCAAGAACTACCTCGATACCAAAGAGATCGACACGCTCAACCGCATCACGGTGATGTTCTTGGACCAAGCCGAGTTCCGCGCCCAGCGGCGACAGGACATCAGCATGCGCGATTGGGAGATCTTCCTCGACAAGTTCCTCCGCGATACCGAACTGCCGGTACTCTCCGGGCCTGGTATGGTCAGCCGCAACGAGGCTCTCGAATGGGCGGAGGTGCAGTACGACGCCTTTGCTGAGCGGAGACGGCTGGAAACAGAATCCGAGGCCGAGGCGCGGTATGTGGAAGACCTGCAAACTTCCGCGAAGACGCTGGAGACGGAGCGTAAGGAGCAACCCGGCAAGAAGAAACGCCAGAGGAGAGGCGGCAAATACGGGCCGGGCAAAGGGGATAACTCGTGATCCCTTCAGTGCATAAAGGCAAACGAGCAACATACCCGGCATACAAACCATCCGGCGTGGAGTGGTTGGGGGAGATTCCGGAGCATTGGTCAACTCAAAAGTTGAAATTCAATTCTTATATCAAAGGCCGTATTGGCTGGCAAAACCTTCGTGGTGACGAATTCACAGATGCAGGTCCTTACCTGGTGACTGGTATGCACTTTAAGGATGGAAGCGTTGATTGGAACTCGTGTTATCACATTACGGAAGACCGCTATCTGATGGCTCCCGAGATATTCGTACAAGAAGGGGATGTTTTGATTACCAAGGATGGTTCCATAGGCAAACTCGCATACATCGATCAATTGCCTGGGAAAGCATCGCTCAATAGCCACCTTTTGATAATCCGCCCCGTTGGTGACGCTTATACTTCACGATTTCTTTATCACCTGCTTGGGTCGGAACTCTTTCAGCGTTTTGTGGTTATTGAACAGAAAGGTACCACGTTCTACGGAATTACACAGGAAAGCGTTGAGGGTTTTCCGGCGGTGCTGCCATCATCGGATGAGCAGCGTTCCATCGCTTCCTTCCTCGACCGTGAAACTGGTCGTATCGATGAACTCATCGCCAGAAAACAGCGTCAGATCGATCTCCTCCAGGAAAAGCGCTCCGCCCTCATCAGCCACGTTGTCACCAAGGGTCTCGACCCGGACGTGAAGATGAAGGACTCCGGCGTGGAGTGGCTGGGGGAAGTCCCAGGGCATTGGGACGTATATCGCTTACGGGTGCTACTGAAAGACTGTGAGGGAATAAAGATCGGTCCTTTTGGGAGTGCTCTTCGATTGGAGTACATACAAGAGGATGGGTACAAGGTCTATGGGCAGGAACATCTCATAAATGCAGATTTTTCGCTGGGACACAAGTATATCGATGAGGACAAGTTCGAAGAGCTTATCATGTGCGAAATATTACCCGGAGACCTCGTCGTATCGATGATGGGGACTACTGGCAAGTGTCAGGTTGTTCCTGAAGGTATTGAGCGCGGCATAATGGACTCACACCTGTTGAGGTTACGCCCCAATGAATCAGTATTCCCGTTTTATCTAGCGTTACTTATCAATGATTCTGATTGCATACGCTACCAGATAACAACCAACAGCAAAGGGTCCATAATGGAGGGGCTCAACTCTTTTATCATAAAGGAGTTGCTAGTTGCGCTTCCTTCTTTAACGGAACAGCGGTCTATCGTGGCCTTCCTCGACCGAGAGACGTCCCATATCAACGAATTGATTGAGAAAGTCAAGAAGTCCATCGACCTGCTCCGCGAATACCGCACCGCCCTCATATCAGCCGCCGTTACCGGCAAGATTGACGTCCGTGAGGAGGTTGCCTGATGCCAGTAGACCACAAGGAAATTGCCTTCGAAGCCGCCATCGAGCACCACCTCATCACCTCGGCCGGCTACGAGAAGGTTAGCCCCGATGCCTTCGATCAGGAGAGAGGCCTTTTCCCCCAGGACGTGATCTCTTTCATCCAGGAGACCCAGCCCAAGGAATGGGAGTACCTCTCCGCCATCCAGAAGGGGAAGTCCGAAGAGACTCTCCTCGATGATCTCTGCCGGGCCCTCAACTCCGAGCATGAGGGGTGTCTTTCCGTACTCCGTCATGGGTTCAAGTGCTTCGGGAAGACCTTCCGCATGGCCTATTTCGCGCCGGCGAGCGGTATGAACCCCGATACCCTGAAGCTCTACCAGGCCAACCGTCTTACGATCACCCGCCAGCTCCGGTACTCGTCGAAGCACGGCAACACCCTCGACGTGACCCTGTCGCTCAACGGGATCCCCGTCGCCACGGCGGAACTCAAAAACCAGATGACGGGCCAGACCTGGCGCAATGCGGTCACGCAGTACAAGACAGACCGTGACCCTGCTGACCTCATCTTCCAGTTCAAGAAGCGCGCCCTCGTCCATTTCGCGGTCGATACGGACGAGGTCTACATGACGACGCGCCTCTCCGGCAAGAACACCCGCTTCCTCCCCTTCAACAAGGGCTCAAACGGCGGCGCCGGCAATCCCGAGAACCCCGGGAACTACAAGACGGCCTACCTCTGGGAGGAGGTTCTTGAGAGACATAGCTTCCTCGATATCCTCGCGCGATTCATCCACCTCCAGGTGGAGGAGAAGAAGCTGGGAGAGAAGAAGGTCAAGGTAGAAACCATGATCTTCCCCAGGTACCATCAACTCGATTGTGTCCGCACACTCGTGGATGACGCACGTGAAAAGGGTGTAGGCAAGAACTACCTCATCCAGCATTCCGCCGGGAGCGGGAAGTCGAACTCCATCGCCTGGCTGGCCCACAGGCTCTCCAGCCTCCACAATGACGAGGACGAAAGGGCCTTCGATTCCGTCATCGTTGTCACGGACCGCGTGGTGCTCGACCAGCAGCTGCAGAACACCATCTACCAGTTCGAGCACAAGCAGGGTGTTGTCCAGAAGATCGACATAGATGCCGCCCAGCTGGCGGAGGCCTTAGGCTCCGGGGTGCCTGTTGTCATCACCACCCTCCAGAAGTTTCCCTTCGTCACGGAGAAGGTCGGCGAGCTTCCCATGCGCAGGTATGCGGTCATCGTCGACGAGGCGCACAGCTCACAGGGCGGTGAGACCGCCGCAGAGCTCAAGGGAGTCCTCGCGGGGGCGGCCATAAAGGAGGAGGCGAAGGCAAAGGCCGAGGAGGAGGGTCTGCCCGACTACGAGGAGGAGATCCTCAAGGCCATGGCCAAGCGGGGGAAGCAACCGAACATCAGCTTCTTCGCATTCACCGCGACTCCGAAGTACAGGACGATGGAGGTCTTCGGTGTTCCCGGTCCGGACGGCAAGCCGCAACCCTTCCACCTCTACAGCATGCGCCAGGCCATCGAGGAGAACTTCATCCTCGACGTGCTCAAACACTACACCACGTACAAGACGTACTACCGGCTGATAAAGTCCATCGAGAACGACCCCAAGGTGGACAAGCGCAAGGCTGCCAGGGCCCTTGCCCGCTTCATGAGTTTGCATTCACACAATATCTCCCAGAAGACAGAGGTCATGATCGAGCATTTCCGGCATTTCACGATGCACAAGATCGGGGGGAGGGCCAAGGCGATGGTTGTCACCGCCAGCCGCTTCCATGCGGTGAGGTACAAGCAGGCCTTCGATAAGTACATCACGGAGAAGGGATACACGGGGATCAAGACGCTCGTCGCCTTCTCCGGGACCGTGATCGACCCGGACGTGAAGGACGTCACTTACACCGAAGTGAGCATGAACGGAGGCATCCGGGAGAAGGAGCTCCCCGAGCGTTTCGGAAGCGAGGAGTACCAGGTCCTCATCGTCGCCGAGAAATACCAGACC
This Syntrophorhabdaceae bacterium DNA region includes the following protein-coding sequences:
- a CDS encoding RES domain-containing protein, producing MNLPQVDYLQQEATDILAESDSDRLCRKWRNFLRYYDAITGNLFYDFPLWRARKCMDCTGFSSTADLYYPPPNITEAGRINEAGAPVLYLSFNKFTTLCEIGARQGDHVHLVGYSMNQDRPLRTLIIGEINNVHKRGQGLIPGRLSEEINRILNGLSLETGYSFVFMDAFLAGVLSDRNAGTNNYLHSRTLCKALVEKYEGIDAVHYPSVALEGSMNLAIIPKAADETLRVMGTSVIVIEKEYDYGLFRFRLVKYSKSSLANGVILWTDVGGPV
- a CDS encoding class I SAM-dependent DNA methyltransferase, whose translation is MNNFNEKTSFIWSVADLLRGPYHPNQYKDVMLPLTVLRRLDCVLEPTKAKVLKEQEKLSGGKVKNIEPILCRVTGMPFYNTSLFTFEKLKGDPANIAANLVNYIKGFSTRAREIMEHFGFEEHIAKLEKADRLYLVVSKFCDIDLHPSAVSNLEMGYIFEELIRRFNEVSNETAGDHFTPREVISLMVDLLFVPDGDILTTKGIVRTLYDPACGTGGMLSVSEEYVRKLNTDASLQVFGQDYNAQAYAICGSDMMIKGQDIGHIAFGNSFTDDHFPNHRFEYMLANPPFGVEWKPEAEVIKREHDEQGFGGRFGAGLPRINDGSLLFLLHMISKRKDPKEGGTRLAIVFNGSPLFTGAAGSGESDIRRWIIENDWLEAIVALPDQLFYNTGISTYLWIVTNRKEPKRKGKIQLVDGTSFFKKMRRSLGNKRNEVCEDQRGDITRLYGDFKEGEQVRIFDNEDFGYRRITVERPMRRNYAVDEERLARVREASAFEGLASSKKRKDVKGMEAEVEEGKKLQEAIFEALSGLASKGVVKNREEFSDLMKGAFNKAGLKTAAPLFKAILTALSERDETADVCVDAKGNPEPDPDLRDYENIPLKEGVEEYMKREVLPHAPDVWIDHSKTKIGYEINFNRYFYRYVPPRPLEEIEADLRIIEKEIADMLTEVTE
- a CDS encoding virulence RhuM family protein, which codes for MIKNLPAPGDSQIVIYQVESGTTRLEVRLQDETVWLTQNLMAELYQTTKQNISLHIQNIYEEGELDPEATVKKYLTVRPEGSRTVKRPLDYYNLDMIIAVGYRVKSGVATRFRQWATVRLREYVVKGFTLDDERLKGGSGLVDYFDELLARIREIRASEARVYQRIREIFALACDYREGEEETQRFFATMQNKMHHAATGMTAAEIVRRRADAGRTNMGLTSWKGGRVLKRDVGTAKNYLDTKEIDTLNRITVMFLDQAEFRAQRRQDISMRDWEIFLDKFLRDTELPVLSGPGMVSRNEALEWAEVQYDAFAERRRLETESEAEARYVEDLQTSAKTLETERKEQPGKKKRQRRGGKYGPGKGDNS
- a CDS encoding restriction endonuclease subunit S, translating into MEWLGEIPEHWSTQKLKFNSYIKGRIGWQNLRGDEFTDAGPYLVTGMHFKDGSVDWNSCYHITEDRYLMAPEIFVQEGDVLITKDGSIGKLAYIDQLPGKASLNSHLLIIRPVGDAYTSRFLYHLLGSELFQRFVVIEQKGTTFYGITQESVEGFPAVLPSSDEQRSIASFLDRETGRIDELIARKQRQIDLLQEKRSALISHVVTKGLDPDVKMKDSGVEWLGEVPGHWDVYRLRVLLKDCEGIKIGPFGSALRLEYIQEDGYKVYGQEHLINADFSLGHKYIDEDKFEELIMCEILPGDLVVSMMGTTGKCQVVPEGIERGIMDSHLLRLRPNESVFPFYLALLINDSDCIRYQITTNSKGSIMEGLNSFIIKELLVALPSLTEQRSIVAFLDRETSHINELIEKVKKSIDLLREYRTALISAAVTGKIDVREEVA
- a CDS encoding type I restriction endonuclease, which gives rise to MPVDHKEIAFEAAIEHHLITSAGYEKVSPDAFDQERGLFPQDVISFIQETQPKEWEYLSAIQKGKSEETLLDDLCRALNSEHEGCLSVLRHGFKCFGKTFRMAYFAPASGMNPDTLKLYQANRLTITRQLRYSSKHGNTLDVTLSLNGIPVATAELKNQMTGQTWRNAVTQYKTDRDPADLIFQFKKRALVHFAVDTDEVYMTTRLSGKNTRFLPFNKGSNGGAGNPENPGNYKTAYLWEEVLERHSFLDILARFIHLQVEEKKLGEKKVKVETMIFPRYHQLDCVRTLVDDAREKGVGKNYLIQHSAGSGKSNSIAWLAHRLSSLHNDEDERAFDSVIVVTDRVVLDQQLQNTIYQFEHKQGVVQKIDIDAAQLAEALGSGVPVVITTLQKFPFVTEKVGELPMRRYAVIVDEAHSSQGGETAAELKGVLAGAAIKEEAKAKAEEEGLPDYEEEILKAMAKRGKQPNISFFAFTATPKYRTMEVFGVPGPDGKPQPFHLYSMRQAIEENFILDVLKHYTTYKTYYRLIKSIENDPKVDKRKAARALARFMSLHSHNISQKTEVMIEHFRHFTMHKIGGRAKAMVVTASRFHAVRYKQAFDKYITEKGYTGIKTLVAFSGTVIDPDVKDVTYTEVSMNGGIREKELPERFGSEEYQVLIVAEKYQTGFDQPLLHTMYVDKRLAGIQAVQTLSRLNRTHAGKEDTFVLDFVNETKEILDAFQPYYEQTTVGEQAEAKQLYELQAKLDAQQVYYKDEVEEFSKVFYAPREKQTPSDHARMNACIDPAVGRFKQLDEEAREEFRKALIAFRNLYAFMSQVIPFQDSDLEKLYSYIRFLVTKLPREDRGPIYHFDDEVALKFYRLQKIAEGSIDLKAGDQQPIAGPTSVGTGVARDDQIELSKLIDILNDRFGTEFRPGDQLFFDSIKEDAMADSGLRQAANANTLENFGYVFNKALEGIFIDRMDQNEDITARFM